In Muribaculum gordoncarteri, the genomic window GACTTCTGCTTGTCGTTGATGTAGATGCGCAGCAGTCGCCACACTTCGTTGCGGTCGGTTGTGTTCAGTATCGTCTGGAAAAGGGTGTCGTCCTTGACCTCCTTGGCTTTGTTGCGGAATCGGATGTTGCTGCGCACGAGAAGCACAAGCGCTATGATGCCTCCGGCAATCATTACGGGTACGCCTCCGAGGTGCATGAGGCACACTACGATTCCGGCTCCGATGAATGCGACACCTGCGGTTATGAACCAACCGCCGATTACCGAGATGACACCCGTTATGCGGAACACCGCGCTCTCGCGTCCCCAGGCCTTGTCGGCAAGCGAGGTACCCATTGCCACCATGAAGGTGACGAATGTTGTAGATAGGGGAAGCTTCATCGATGTACCCCAGGCAATCAACATTCCGGCGAGCATCAGGTTTACGGCACCGCGCACAAGGTCGAATGCTGCACCCTCCTCGGGCTGAGCCTTTGACGAGTCAAGACGGCGGCTCATGACGCGCTTCAGGCCTTGAGGCAGGCGGTCGTCGATCCATGAGAATGTGTTTATGGCACCGCGCACAAGCGAGCGTCCGAGGCGTGACGAGCCAAACATCTCGTCGCCTTGGCTTTGTGAGCTTAATCCGACGGTTGTCTGCGTCACCTGACGGGCCTTCTTGGAGGTGGCAAGCGACACTACCATTATCATTCCTGCACCCACGAGGAAGTAGAGCGGTGTATTGGCCGAGCTGTTGAGGCTGTCCATCATGAATCCGTGGAGATTGCCGCCTCCCGAGCTCATGTAGTCATTGTAGGAGTCGAGCGAGGTGAGGGGTATGCCTATGAAGTTGACAAGGTCGTTGCCGGCAAATGCCATTGCGAGGGAGAATGTGCCAACAAGCACTACCACTTTAAGTACATTTACGTGACACCAGTGCAGAATCTGCATTATGACGGTGAAGGCGACAAATGACGCCAGGAGAATCAATGCGGTGTTGGAGTTGATCCATGTCTTCAGCTCAGGGGTCATGAACGAGAGGTCCTTGATGCCCTTCAGGAGCATGAAGTAGACGATGGCAGTGCAGGCGATGCCGCCGAATATCGCTATTTTCCATTTAAGGCGGCTCTTGTACTCAAACGTGAATACCAATCGGGTCAAGAACTGGACTATCGTGCCGAAAATGAAGGCTATGGCAACCGACAGGAATATACCGATGATTACCGACAGCGCCTTCTCGGTGTTGAGCAGGTCGCCCATCGCGAGAGTGCTTTCGGGAGCCATGATTTTGAACAGTGCGACGACAAATGTAGCTCCAAGCAGCTCAAACACCATCGACACGGTGGTCGATGTGGGCATCCCGAGGGAGTTGAATATGTCGAGCAATATTATGTCGGTTACCATCACGGCCATGAATATGGTTATGACATCGTAGAATGACAGATTCTCAGGCCGGAATATGCCGTGACGGGCTACATCCATCATGCCGTTGCTCATGGCGGCTCCGATGAACACACCCGATGCGGCCACAATCATTACTGTCTTGAAGCTTGCGGCTTTTGAGCCGATTGATGAGGTGAGGAAATTGACAGCATCGTTGCTTACACCTACCGAAAGGTCAAATACGGCAAGTAAGAACAGGAAGATTACGACACCTAAAAATAGCAGATCCATAATTTCTTGAATTTATAATGTGCATTTTGTGATTGACACACAAAATTCAAGAAATCATGTTGCATAAATATGTCCGAATTGTTGAGTTTTTGTTAACCGAATGCTAATGTAAGCGAAAACGGAACTGCAATCCGCCGTCATTGGTGA contains:
- a CDS encoding inorganic phosphate transporter; translation: MDLLFLGVVIFLFLLAVFDLSVGVSNDAVNFLTSSIGSKAASFKTVMIVAASGVFIGAAMSNGMMDVARHGIFRPENLSFYDVITIFMAVMVTDIILLDIFNSLGMPTSTTVSMVFELLGATFVVALFKIMAPESTLAMGDLLNTEKALSVIIGIFLSVAIAFIFGTIVQFLTRLVFTFEYKSRLKWKIAIFGGIACTAIVYFMLLKGIKDLSFMTPELKTWINSNTALILLASFVAFTVIMQILHWCHVNVLKVVVLVGTFSLAMAFAGNDLVNFIGIPLTSLDSYNDYMSSGGGNLHGFMMDSLNSSANTPLYFLVGAGMIMVVSLATSKKARQVTQTTVGLSSQSQGDEMFGSSRLGRSLVRGAINTFSWIDDRLPQGLKRVMSRRLDSSKAQPEEGAAFDLVRGAVNLMLAGMLIAWGTSMKLPLSTTFVTFMVAMGTSLADKAWGRESAVFRITGVISVIGGWFITAGVAFIGAGIVVCLMHLGGVPVMIAGGIIALVLLVRSNIRFRNKAKEVKDDTLFQTILNTTDRNEVWRLLRIYINDKQKSFLQFASETYSDITSGFVNDNAKLLSRTSKSLSSEKDVLKSTRRKMTLCLRNVAPDTAIEKSTWFHLSNNMEMAILYNLLHITEVCKEHVDNNFRPLPDSFRDRFNPLCKQIIEVFNDSIAAIENDEPEAIDRIRRRCDRIKDELSLRSKDVYLHLREGDAANLTVAYVYLNVLQESREIISSLRKLLRASGKLNLPLAHYRSFTHPEALEPQRS